The following proteins are co-located in the Elusimicrobiota bacterium genome:
- a CDS encoding carbohydrate-binding protein, with protein MNKNRLILTIYAVMLFGLMIEEVKAVTTPTPKAGMMWQMTFDDEFDGTAIDTNKWRGGYSHLQWCVNGTAAAQWTGLTVSDGSLKLQPILALTPDATRAYENRAIMHTGGLNASDAKFSQKYGYFECRAQFPKLSGGRGFWFSFWVLPLEKTDNTHTVPGVQQEEIDILETIMVPGQTNHTVIHLHDLILGQWGMRYPALGTPSIDVTNSFHTYGLYWKNDGTKNGTIQIYFDGIAQTQDGQAHDGTHTLGGTYTLQSPAPGQPDYWDKGIYIILQIIASSAAWNSTNSTNNPFIVDYVRAYKEVPDGASPSIAVTSPNGGENWPANSNQTVRWTSAGTVGNVKIDLSTDGGSTWTTLMPTTPNSGSQSVIIPNTASTITTCRIRVAETDGSPFGISNSNFSITVSPVTQQEAYPTGVAWQIGTETTTIQSENYDKVTTGIGEGEAYHDTTNDNKGGGVYRTTEYVDVQACTDTDGGYNVGWTMPGEWLEYSINVTQGGEYKIILRGANGLATNGGPMHLEFGTHKETPYIQTAPVSIPPTGGYQVWADVILSTGVTLTAGNQVMKLVMNASAATGCGNLNYIKIIKIGSDTTPPIISGVIPASITGSEAAITWTTNEIATSKVEYGLTTSYGNATPVTDIGGVTSHSVTLISLTENTTYHYRMVSVDMNGNTTTTADYAFTTTANDPNPPVISNVAASVTQNTAIITWTTDENSDSQVAYGLTTTLGSTTTLNTAPTRLHSVPITGLEKGKTYYYKVYSKDAVGNLAASVQYSFKTSNIKYKIYTYYYDDGTINASLKFKLQVYNIDENGIATDYTGTITFTSKNVKNNVLDTTVSTLISTDAGEKEVSVPFRSDIYTIELTGDTTAPIVISFNDMYIAKLVGYQGGSIRGANGLKISVPTGVLSNNKYLASIKTNAVPAVQNSMKYVNTVNPICYDFGELTFTNSAPLLQNQTFTRAVNITIPYTTADIGKLNEDGLRIYYWTGTDWDLVTGVQTVDKVNNTVTATVTHFSTYRILGSYISADLNNIKVYPNPFNPTTAVQGMLKVTNLPTNSTMNLYTVAGRLVRELKEVDFGNLGWLEWDGKNNKGDEVSKGIYIYQIEDAAGKKKAGKIGLVK; from the coding sequence ATGAACAAGAACAGATTAATTTTGACAATTTATGCTGTTATGTTGTTTGGCTTGATGATAGAAGAAGTAAAAGCGGTTACGACGCCCACTCCTAAAGCTGGTATGATGTGGCAGATGACTTTTGATGATGAATTTGACGGCACTGCTATTGATACTAACAAATGGCGGGGTGGGTATTCACATTTGCAGTGGTGTGTAAATGGAACTGCTGCTGCCCAATGGACCGGACTCACAGTATCAGACGGCAGTCTTAAATTACAACCAATACTTGCACTTACACCTGACGCTACACGAGCTTATGAAAATAGAGCTATAATGCATACTGGAGGGCTGAACGCATCTGATGCAAAATTTAGCCAAAAATATGGTTATTTTGAGTGCAGAGCTCAATTCCCTAAATTAAGCGGAGGTCGTGGATTTTGGTTTTCGTTTTGGGTACTGCCTTTAGAAAAGACCGACAATACACATACTGTACCTGGAGTGCAGCAAGAAGAAATAGATATATTAGAAACTATAATGGTACCTGGTCAGACAAATCATACCGTCATTCATTTACATGATTTGATATTAGGTCAATGGGGAATGCGTTATCCAGCCCTCGGAACACCATCCATTGATGTGACTAATTCTTTTCATACATATGGTCTTTACTGGAAAAATGATGGTACTAAAAATGGAACTATACAAATTTATTTTGACGGTATTGCACAGACACAGGACGGTCAGGCACACGATGGTACTCATACTTTGGGTGGTACTTATACTTTACAGTCCCCTGCTCCCGGGCAACCAGATTATTGGGATAAGGGAATATATATCATTTTGCAGATTATTGCTTCCTCAGCTGCATGGAATTCGACCAACTCAACCAATAATCCTTTTATAGTAGATTATGTCCGAGCATACAAAGAAGTTCCTGATGGTGCTTCTCCTTCAATAGCAGTAACATCACCCAATGGCGGAGAGAATTGGCCTGCAAACAGCAATCAAACAGTAAGATGGACAAGTGCCGGCACAGTGGGTAATGTTAAAATAGATTTATCAACCGATGGTGGAAGTACATGGACAACCTTAATGCCCACTACACCAAATAGCGGCAGCCAGTCTGTAATAATACCAAATACAGCAAGCACTATAACGACATGTCGTATAAGAGTAGCAGAGACAGATGGCAGCCCCTTTGGTATATCAAATTCTAATTTCAGTATTACGGTTTCGCCAGTCACTCAGCAGGAAGCATATCCTACAGGTGTAGCGTGGCAGATAGGTACAGAGACTACAACTATACAGTCAGAGAATTATGATAAGGTTACAACCGGTATTGGTGAGGGTGAGGCATACCACGATACAACAAATGATAATAAAGGCGGTGGTGTATACAGGACAACCGAGTATGTAGATGTACAGGCATGCACCGATACAGATGGTGGGTATAACGTCGGTTGGACAATGCCCGGTGAATGGCTGGAATACAGTATAAATGTAACTCAGGGCGGCGAATATAAAATAATACTCAGGGGTGCCAACGGATTGGCAACCAACGGTGGTCCCATGCACCTTGAATTTGGCACACACAAAGAAACTCCCTATATTCAAACCGCACCAGTAAGCATACCACCGACAGGTGGGTATCAAGTATGGGCAGATGTTATACTTTCTACAGGAGTAACACTAACCGCTGGCAACCAGGTAATGAAGTTAGTTATGAATGCCAGTGCAGCAACCGGTTGCGGTAATTTAAATTACATTAAAATAATAAAAATAGGCAGCGATACAACGCCGCCAATAATAAGTGGCGTAATACCAGCAAGCATAACCGGTAGTGAAGCAGCAATAACCTGGACAACAAATGAAATTGCAACCAGTAAAGTGGAGTATGGTTTGACAACAAGTTATGGAAATGCAACACCGGTAACAGATATCGGAGGTGTAACCAGCCACAGTGTTACACTAATCAGTCTTACTGAAAATACAACATATCATTACAGAATGGTGTCCGTAGATATGAACGGTAACACAACCACGACCGCTGATTATGCTTTTACAACAACTGCAAATGATCCCAATCCGCCGGTGATAAGTAATGTAGCAGCCAGTGTAACACAAAATACTGCAATTATAACCTGGACAACTGATGAGAACTCAGATTCCCAGGTAGCATATGGACTTACAACAACATTGGGTAGTACAACTACATTAAACACTGCACCAACAAGATTACACAGTGTTCCTATTACCGGATTAGAAAAAGGTAAGACCTACTATTATAAGGTTTATAGTAAAGATGCCGTTGGTAACCTTGCTGCATCAGTACAATACAGTTTTAAAACATCTAACATAAAATATAAAATATATACCTATTACTATGATGATGGAACAATAAATGCAAGTTTGAAGTTCAAATTACAGGTATATAATATAGATGAAAACGGTATTGCAACCGATTACACAGGCACAATAACTTTTACATCAAAGAACGTCAAGAATAATGTCCTGGATACAACAGTTTCTACATTAATTTCTACAGATGCAGGCGAAAAAGAAGTTTCAGTCCCGTTTCGTAGTGATATTTATACTATAGAACTAACAGGCGACACCACGGCACCGATAGTGATAAGTTTCAATGATATGTATATTGCGAAGTTAGTTGGCTATCAGGGTGGTTCAATACGAGGTGCTAATGGGCTTAAGATATCCGTGCCGACAGGTGTGCTGTCTAATAACAAATATCTTGCGTCAATAAAGACGAATGCGGTACCTGCAGTTCAGAACTCAATGAAATATGTTAACACAGTTAATCCTATATGTTATGATTTTGGTGAGCTGACATTTACAAATAGTGCACCACTACTGCAGAACCAAACATTCACAAGGGCAGTTAACATAACAATACCCTATACAACAGCAGATATAGGGAAACTAAATGAAGATGGACTTAGGATTTACTACTGGACCGGAACAGATTGGGATTTGGTAACAGGAGTCCAGACGGTAGACAAAGTAAACAACACAGTAACTGCAACAGTAACACATTTTTCAACATACCGCATACTGGGTAGTTATATATCTGCCGATTTAAATAATATAAAAGTATATCCTAACCCATTTAATCCTACGACAGCGGTACAGGGTATGTTAAAGGTAACGAACCTGCCAACGAACAGCACAATGAATTTATATACTGTGGCTGGAAGGTTAGTCCGCGAGTTGAAAGAAGTAGATTTTGGTAACCTTGGATGGCTCGAATGGGATGGAAAGAACAATAAAGGTGATGAAGTAAGTAAAGGAATATATATTTACCAGATAGAAGATGCTGCCGGTAAGAAGAAGGCAGGGAAAATAGGATTAGTCAAATAA
- a CDS encoding AraC family transcriptional regulator — protein sequence MKLDYCRNIKRYNKLVFIGRFNPAVNKLAGKHYHPFHELLVITKGALNIEISKKIITVNPGDILSYSAGVNHEEQLAGNDPLEFISFAWYGEKKIKFPVVTHDINKRITYLAQWAYETNQSSSSSKRLLQDNIFELIMTELSEISKFKEKHPIVSKIRSFMMDNLKKNLTVEDLASHVDMSKWHFFKKYKKLTGQSPMKELRIIRAEKAKDMILTTALPLKTISKEVGFADVYHLSKIFRKYFGIPPGHFRDKTVSL from the coding sequence ATGAAATTAGATTACTGTCGTAACATAAAAAGATATAATAAATTAGTTTTTATCGGGCGTTTTAACCCAGCCGTTAACAAGTTGGCGGGAAAACATTACCATCCATTTCACGAACTGCTGGTTATTACTAAAGGGGCATTGAATATTGAAATATCAAAAAAAATAATTACTGTAAATCCCGGCGACATTTTGTCTTATAGTGCAGGAGTAAATCATGAAGAACAACTTGCCGGTAACGATCCCCTGGAATTTATTTCTTTTGCATGGTATGGAGAAAAAAAAATAAAGTTTCCTGTTGTAACGCACGATATAAATAAAAGAATTACTTATTTAGCCCAATGGGCGTATGAAACAAATCAATCAAGTTCTTCTTCTAAACGTTTATTACAAGACAATATTTTTGAATTAATAATGACTGAATTATCGGAAATCTCTAAATTTAAAGAAAAACATCCTATTGTCAGTAAAATAAGAAGTTTTATGATGGATAATTTAAAGAAAAACTTAACAGTAGAAGATTTGGCTAGTCATGTTGATATGAGTAAATGGCACTTTTTTAAAAAATATAAGAAACTTACAGGTCAATCGCCAATGAAAGAATTAAGAATTATTCGCGCCGAAAAGGCTAAAGATATGATTTTAACTACAGCTTTACCATTAAAAACTATTTCTAAAGAAGTAGGATTTGCTGATGTGTATCACCTTTCTAAGATTTTCAGAAAATATTTTGGCATACCGCCAGGACACTTCCGCGATAAAACAGTTTCACTTTAA